In Natronococcus occultus SP4, the following proteins share a genomic window:
- a CDS encoding cobalamin B12-binding domain-containing protein, whose product MSSEQEQESIRCLVAKVGLDGHDRGAHVIARAFRDAGFEVIYSGLHKAPEEIVQAAVQEDVDVLGISILSGAHDTLVPKIMDGLEEYDAKDDTLVLVGGVIPEEDRPELEEEGVSAIFGPGTSIEETIEFVRENAPER is encoded by the coding sequence ATGAGCAGTGAACAGGAGCAGGAGTCGATCCGTTGTCTGGTTGCCAAGGTCGGTCTCGACGGGCACGACCGCGGCGCACACGTCATCGCGCGCGCGTTCCGCGACGCCGGGTTCGAGGTCATCTACTCGGGGCTGCACAAGGCTCCCGAGGAGATCGTCCAGGCTGCGGTCCAGGAGGACGTCGACGTCCTTGGGATCTCGATTCTCTCGGGCGCCCACGACACCCTCGTTCCGAAGATCATGGACGGGCTCGAGGAGTACGACGCGAAAGACGACACGCTCGTCCTCGTCGGCGGCGTGATCCCCGAGGAGGACCGTCCCGAGCTCGAGGAGGAAGGGGTCTCGGCAATCTTCGGCCCCGGAACGTCGATCGAGGAGACCATCGAGTTCGTCCGCGAGAACGCACCCGAGCGATGA
- a CDS encoding NAD(P)/FAD-dependent oxidoreductase: MRDVCIVGGGVAGLAASIFTARAGLDTLVVDGGESILARNASLENYPGFPDGIDARRYLQLTREQARNAGAEFELGRVTSVEPIDSAAPSESRGAGEPGVETDLGQGFVLETDGGDPIEARRVIAASWSDSDYLVPLDVGRLQRGNKHFVSVDEGGRTAVDGVYAAGRIADEPHQAIVAAGHGAKVGFAVIHDADVGFYQDWVVPDGYFTGRGREVPPGCEEIDDEERRRRDERARETMLEALSEPLEERPTMHPSVERDRS, encoded by the coding sequence ATGCGAGACGTCTGTATCGTCGGCGGGGGCGTCGCTGGCCTCGCCGCATCGATCTTTACTGCCCGTGCGGGACTGGACACCCTCGTCGTCGACGGCGGCGAGTCGATCCTGGCGCGCAACGCCAGCCTCGAGAACTACCCCGGGTTTCCCGACGGGATCGACGCCCGTCGGTATCTCCAGCTCACGCGCGAGCAAGCCCGGAACGCGGGCGCCGAGTTCGAACTCGGCCGAGTGACGAGCGTCGAACCCATCGACAGCGCGGCTCCGTCGGAATCGCGAGGAGCCGGGGAACCCGGCGTCGAGACCGACCTCGGGCAAGGGTTCGTCCTCGAGACTGACGGCGGGGATCCGATCGAGGCACGGCGGGTAATCGCCGCCTCCTGGTCGGACAGCGACTACCTCGTTCCCCTCGACGTCGGGCGGCTCCAGCGCGGGAACAAACACTTCGTCAGCGTCGACGAGGGCGGCCGAACCGCCGTCGACGGCGTCTACGCGGCGGGCCGGATCGCCGACGAACCCCACCAGGCGATCGTCGCCGCCGGCCACGGCGCGAAGGTCGGCTTCGCGGTGATTCACGACGCCGACGTCGGCTTCTACCAGGACTGGGTCGTCCCCGACGGCTACTTCACGGGTCGGGGCCGCGAGGTGCCCCCGGGCTGTGAGGAGATCGACGACGAGGAACGGCGGCGACGCGACGAGCGAGCCCGGGAGACGATGCTCGAGGCACTGTCGGAGCCGCTGGAGGAACGGCCGACGATGCACCCGAGCGTCGAGCGGGACCGATCGTGA
- a CDS encoding IucA/IucC family protein, which yields MSPRRRRQVDGKPVRLRTSAERETLGAATAYARTHGLGTPVETAYLAALPDARREICRRLVRGLLRGRPAALPDAAFVDPATPAVPDAPTPLEALTGDRLRALVDPIPDGCRRLAVLPFPSSETALIAPITARHGYDRFRFVGPTFRWSSAAAGRDGEDAGRLTHPVDLVPLLSGEDAFADADQAERIRTELAESVANLALARLATPVLAGEIEDRVDSAVESPLEAVARGVPSADAATAFERIVTDGHPFHPAGKIRRGMTAADGLAYAPEFTERIDLRFVGVDREYALETCTEGSADGHGRLTDRLYATFEGLEGALERAVPAGRAGEEYAVVPVHPMQYHRTIPDRYADAIEDGRVVPIPDYATPATPQLNLRTVVPYATDRTADGPLPHLKLAIPVQTTNVVRTLSPHAVTNGPQVTDVVRAIERRESLEELGLLAEPAATCYSPPGGPHPEGEAFDDARHLSGLVRQNPSAHRLVPEDGIPVVASSLVADLPTTGRPLVRELLERYGERIDAATVADAARAFLERYVAVVVPEQLRLLSAYGVALESHLQNSLVVFDGPEPVATLIRDLGGIRILRSRLAERGLAVDPYPDSDVDAADEAALYRKLYYALFQNHLAELVATVASETPVDERDCWTLVRERCDRAFERLRAEDAASSARLDRDRAALLEQPTDHKALTAMRLRGKRHEYVTSQISNPLAAAGRERIVP from the coding sequence GTGAGTCCTCGTCGTCGTCGTCAGGTCGATGGCAAACCGGTACGCCTTCGAACGAGCGCCGAGCGTGAGACGCTGGGCGCCGCGACCGCGTACGCGCGAACGCACGGCCTCGGAACCCCGGTGGAGACGGCGTACCTCGCGGCGCTTCCGGACGCGCGCCGAGAGATCTGTCGCCGGCTCGTCCGCGGGCTGCTCCGCGGGCGTCCGGCGGCGCTTCCCGACGCCGCGTTCGTCGATCCGGCGACCCCCGCCGTTCCCGACGCACCGACACCCCTCGAGGCGCTGACCGGGGATCGGCTCCGCGCGCTCGTCGATCCGATTCCCGACGGCTGTCGTCGGCTCGCAGTGCTTCCGTTTCCGTCCTCGGAGACGGCACTGATCGCGCCGATCACGGCGAGACACGGCTACGATCGCTTCCGGTTCGTCGGTCCGACGTTCCGGTGGTCCTCGGCGGCTGCGGGACGAGACGGCGAGGACGCCGGGCGACTCACCCATCCCGTCGACCTCGTCCCGTTGCTCTCCGGCGAAGACGCGTTCGCCGACGCCGACCAGGCCGAACGGATCCGGACCGAGCTCGCGGAGAGCGTCGCCAACCTCGCGCTGGCGCGGCTGGCGACGCCCGTCCTCGCGGGGGAGATCGAGGACCGAGTCGATTCCGCGGTCGAGTCGCCGCTCGAGGCCGTCGCGAGGGGCGTCCCGAGCGCCGACGCCGCGACCGCCTTCGAGCGGATCGTCACCGACGGCCACCCGTTCCATCCCGCCGGCAAGATCCGACGCGGGATGACCGCCGCTGACGGGCTGGCGTACGCGCCCGAGTTCACCGAGCGAATCGACCTGCGGTTCGTCGGCGTCGACCGGGAGTACGCCCTCGAGACCTGCACGGAGGGGTCCGCTGACGGTCACGGTCGGCTGACCGACCGCCTGTACGCGACGTTCGAGGGCCTCGAGGGCGCGCTCGAGCGTGCTGTTCCCGCGGGGCGGGCGGGTGAGGAGTACGCCGTCGTCCCCGTCCACCCGATGCAGTACCACCGGACGATTCCGGACCGCTACGCCGACGCGATCGAGGACGGACGGGTCGTCCCGATCCCCGACTACGCGACGCCGGCGACGCCACAGCTCAACCTCCGGACGGTCGTCCCCTACGCCACCGATCGCACCGCCGACGGCCCGCTGCCCCACCTCAAGCTCGCGATTCCCGTCCAGACCACCAACGTCGTACGGACCCTGTCGCCCCACGCCGTGACGAACGGGCCGCAGGTAACCGACGTCGTCCGCGCGATCGAGCGCCGGGAGTCGCTCGAGGAGCTGGGGTTGCTCGCCGAGCCGGCGGCGACCTGCTACTCCCCGCCCGGCGGCCCCCACCCCGAAGGCGAGGCGTTCGACGACGCGCGTCACCTCTCCGGGCTGGTGCGACAGAACCCGTCGGCCCACCGGCTCGTCCCCGAGGACGGGATTCCGGTGGTGGCCTCGAGCCTCGTCGCCGACCTCCCGACGACCGGGCGCCCGCTCGTCCGGGAGCTGCTCGAGCGCTACGGCGAGCGGATCGACGCGGCGACCGTCGCCGACGCGGCGCGCGCCTTCCTCGAGCGCTACGTCGCGGTCGTCGTCCCCGAGCAGCTGCGCCTGCTCTCGGCGTACGGCGTGGCCCTCGAGAGCCACCTCCAGAACAGCCTGGTCGTCTTCGACGGCCCCGAACCGGTCGCGACGCTGATTCGGGATCTCGGGGGCATTCGGATCCTCCGGAGTCGGCTCGCCGAGCGCGGGCTCGCGGTCGACCCCTACCCCGACTCGGACGTCGACGCCGCCGACGAGGCGGCCCTCTACCGGAAGCTCTACTACGCGCTCTTCCAGAACCACCTGGCGGAGCTCGTCGCGACGGTCGCCAGCGAAACGCCCGTCGACGAACGGGACTGCTGGACCCTGGTCCGCGAGCGGTGCGATCGGGCCTTCGAGCGACTGCGGGCCGAGGACGCGGCCTCGTCGGCGCGACTCGACCGCGACCGGGCGGCGCTGCTCGAGCAGCCGACGGACCACAAGGCCCTGACGGCGATGCGCCTGCGGGGCAAGCGCCACGAGTACGTGACCAGCCAGATCTCGAACCCGCTCGCCGCGGCTGGCCGGGAGCGGATCGTGCCGTGA
- a CDS encoding FxLYD domain-containing protein, which yields MDRRSVLLGGSVVLTSVLAGCASDGDNGDDEYQNGDENGDDENGDDDANGGDDADDDELDEEDVEDREEGEDVLEFGDLEVLEHELVVEEDEFSDDIAVEGIVENTGEEMFDYVEVGVRIYDPDGHQLDRYMTNTQDLDGDQTWAFEIMVLEDAEDVDEYDIGVSGSQY from the coding sequence GTGGATCGAAGAAGTGTGCTGCTTGGTGGATCAGTGGTACTGACCAGCGTTCTGGCCGGCTGCGCGAGCGACGGCGACAACGGCGACGACGAGTACCAGAACGGTGATGAAAACGGTGACGACGAAAACGGTGATGACGACGCCAACGGTGGCGACGACGCGGACGACGACGAGCTCGACGAGGAGGACGTCGAGGACCGCGAGGAGGGCGAGGACGTCCTCGAGTTCGGCGACCTCGAAGTCCTCGAACACGAACTTGTCGTCGAGGAAGACGAGTTCAGCGACGACATTGCCGTCGAAGGGATCGTCGAAAACACCGGCGAGGAGATGTTCGACTACGTCGAGGTCGGCGTTCGGATCTACGACCCGGACGGCCACCAGCTCGACCGGTACATGACTAACACCCAGGACCTCGACGGCGACCAGACCTGGGCGTTCGAGATCATGGTGCTCGAGGACGCCGAGGACGTCGACGAGTACGATATCGGCGTCAGCGGTAGCCAGTACTGA
- a CDS encoding NAD+ synthase, whose product MEDLYEQTQDEISPVDLRFSEDEMEAQVDHLTDFIRERVDAMGADGAEIALSGGIDSTATAYLAVEALGAENVHGVLLPKEVNEEANMSDAERVAEELGIDYEVIGIDSVMEEVLAQGDAQTENPSEDEWEGRYVGNTSARVRMTLIYLLANRENRIVLGTGNRAELATGYVTKYGDGGVDCNPLANLYKQQVRQVAAHLGVDESVVQKTPTGGMVDYDTDEEEMGMSYDTLDAVLAFYVDGNLPASVTARLTDTSVEAVERIQEFHEESAHKRTPPATPEPLF is encoded by the coding sequence ATGGAAGACCTCTACGAGCAGACGCAAGACGAGATCAGTCCCGTAGACCTCCGATTTTCCGAAGACGAGATGGAAGCACAGGTCGATCACCTGACCGACTTCATCCGGGAACGCGTCGACGCGATGGGTGCCGACGGTGCGGAGATCGCGCTCTCGGGCGGGATCGACAGCACGGCGACCGCCTACCTCGCCGTCGAGGCGCTCGGCGCGGAGAACGTCCACGGCGTCCTCCTCCCCAAGGAGGTAAACGAGGAGGCGAACATGAGCGACGCCGAACGCGTCGCCGAGGAGCTGGGTATCGACTACGAGGTGATCGGGATTGACTCGGTCATGGAAGAGGTCCTGGCCCAGGGCGACGCCCAGACCGAGAATCCCTCCGAGGACGAGTGGGAGGGTCGGTACGTCGGCAACACCAGCGCCCGCGTCCGGATGACCCTGATCTACCTGCTGGCCAACCGCGAGAACCGGATCGTGCTCGGCACCGGCAACCGCGCCGAGCTCGCGACCGGCTACGTCACCAAGTACGGCGACGGCGGCGTCGACTGTAACCCGCTCGCCAACCTCTACAAACAGCAGGTCCGGCAGGTCGCGGCCCACCTGGGCGTCGACGAGTCGGTCGTCCAGAAGACGCCGACGGGCGGGATGGTCGACTACGACACCGACGAGGAGGAGATGGGAATGAGCTACGACACCCTCGACGCCGTCCTCGCGTTCTACGTCGACGGCAACCTCCCGGCGTCGGTCACCGCCCGACTGACCGACACCTCGGTCGAGGCCGTCGAGCGCATCCAGGAGTTCCACGAGGAAAGCGCCCACAAGCGGACGCCGCCGGCGACCCCCGAGCCGCTGTTCTGA
- a CDS encoding M42 family metallopeptidase, which yields MKSAPFDTELLETLTETSGVPGYEDRVRELVVEELEDSVDRVRTDAMGNVVGTLEGDGEYSVAVAAHMDEIGFMVRNVRGEDDGFGFVELDALGGWDARVLTAQRVMIHTEDGDVPGVIGSPPPHTLDEEEREKTPEVEDVAVDVGLPYEEADERISPGDLVTMDQTTERVGETITGKALDDRVCLFAMLEAARRLEAPDATIHFCATVQEEVGLRGANALGVDVDPDLAVALDVTVANDLPEFDDGEHVTELGEGTAIKLKDSSVITNPKVHRRMQAVADERGIDHQLEILPAGGTDTAGFQNTAGAKPVGAISVPTRYLHTVTETAHVDDIAATIDLLEAFLETEDGDHEYTF from the coding sequence ATGAAATCCGCCCCGTTCGACACCGAGCTTCTGGAGACGCTCACCGAAACCAGCGGCGTCCCCGGCTACGAGGATCGCGTGCGCGAACTCGTCGTCGAAGAACTCGAGGACAGCGTCGATCGGGTCCGAACCGACGCGATGGGTAACGTCGTTGGCACGCTCGAGGGCGACGGGGAGTACTCGGTCGCCGTCGCCGCCCACATGGACGAGATCGGCTTCATGGTTCGCAACGTCCGCGGCGAGGACGACGGCTTCGGCTTCGTCGAGCTCGATGCGCTGGGCGGGTGGGACGCCCGCGTGCTCACGGCCCAGCGGGTGATGATCCACACCGAGGACGGCGATGTTCCGGGCGTCATCGGTTCGCCTCCGCCTCACACCCTGGACGAGGAGGAACGCGAGAAGACCCCGGAGGTCGAGGACGTCGCTGTCGACGTCGGTCTCCCCTACGAGGAGGCCGACGAGCGGATCTCGCCGGGCGATCTGGTCACGATGGATCAGACCACCGAGCGTGTCGGCGAGACGATCACGGGGAAGGCCCTGGACGACCGGGTCTGTCTGTTCGCGATGCTCGAGGCCGCCCGCCGCCTCGAGGCGCCCGACGCGACGATCCACTTCTGTGCGACAGTTCAGGAGGAGGTTGGGCTCCGCGGCGCGAACGCGCTGGGCGTCGACGTCGACCCCGACCTCGCGGTCGCGCTCGACGTCACCGTCGCCAACGACCTCCCCGAGTTCGACGACGGCGAACACGTCACCGAACTCGGTGAGGGAACCGCGATCAAGCTCAAGGATTCGAGCGTCATCACGAACCCGAAGGTCCACCGTCGGATGCAGGCCGTCGCCGACGAGCGGGGGATCGACCACCAGCTCGAGATCCTGCCCGCGGGCGGCACCGACACCGCCGGCTTCCAAAACACCGCCGGCGCAAAACCCGTCGGCGCGATCTCGGTTCCGACGCGGTATCTCCACACCGTCACCGAGACCGCCCACGTCGACGATATCGCGGCCACCATCGACCTGCTCGAGGCGTTCCTCGAGACCGAGGACGGCGACCACGAGTACACGTTCTAG
- a CDS encoding thiolase domain-containing protein, which yields MSDVRVAGAGLTEFGHSPERTSRDLFAEATITAFEDADVPREDVDALLYGNFMGELSEHQGHHGPLMAEAAGIQAPATRYESACASSGAAVRDAVFRLRNGEDDVVLVGGAERMTNLGTAGATEALAIAADDLWEVRAGMTFPGAYALMAQAYFDEYGGEHEDLAHVAMKNHENALTNEKAQYQSAIEIEDVLEAPPVSEPLGLYDSCPISDGAAAAVLVSESYAEEHDLDAPVSISGTGQGGDRMALHDREYLARSPAAREAGEEAYADAKIDAADVDVAEVHDCFTIAEVLAIEALDLEPVGEGISAARNGRTTADGETPINLSGGLKAKGHPVGATGVSQIAELTDLLAGDHPNSEFVDGATTGVAHNAGGTVASATVHVLEVVA from the coding sequence ATGTCTGACGTACGTGTCGCAGGTGCCGGGCTGACCGAGTTCGGCCACAGTCCCGAGCGAACGAGCCGGGACCTCTTCGCGGAGGCGACCATTACTGCCTTCGAGGACGCCGACGTTCCACGGGAGGACGTCGACGCACTGTTGTACGGTAACTTCATGGGGGAGCTCTCGGAACACCAGGGTCACCACGGCCCGCTGATGGCCGAGGCCGCGGGAATCCAGGCTCCGGCGACCCGCTACGAGTCGGCGTGTGCCTCGAGCGGGGCGGCCGTCCGCGATGCCGTGTTTCGACTCCGCAACGGCGAGGACGACGTCGTCCTCGTCGGGGGTGCCGAGCGGATGACCAACCTCGGCACCGCGGGCGCGACCGAGGCCTTAGCGATCGCGGCCGACGACCTTTGGGAGGTCCGAGCGGGAATGACCTTTCCCGGCGCCTACGCCCTGATGGCCCAGGCGTACTTCGACGAGTACGGCGGCGAACACGAGGACCTGGCCCACGTCGCGATGAAAAACCACGAGAACGCCCTGACCAACGAGAAGGCCCAGTACCAGAGCGCGATCGAGATCGAGGACGTCCTCGAGGCGCCGCCCGTCTCCGAGCCGCTCGGACTGTACGACTCCTGTCCGATCTCCGACGGGGCCGCCGCGGCCGTGCTGGTCAGCGAGTCCTACGCCGAGGAACACGATCTCGACGCGCCGGTCTCGATCTCGGGAACGGGACAGGGCGGCGATCGGATGGCCTTACACGACCGGGAGTACCTCGCCCGCTCGCCCGCCGCCCGCGAGGCCGGCGAGGAGGCCTACGCCGACGCGAAGATCGACGCGGCCGACGTCGACGTCGCCGAGGTCCACGACTGCTTTACGATCGCCGAGGTGCTTGCGATCGAGGCGCTGGACCTCGAGCCGGTCGGTGAGGGGATCTCGGCCGCCCGGAACGGTCGCACGACCGCCGACGGCGAGACGCCGATCAACCTCTCGGGCGGGCTGAAGGCCAAGGGCCATCCCGTCGGCGCGACGGGCGTCTCCCAGATCGCCGAACTCACCGACCTGCTCGCGGGGGACCACCCCAACAGCGAGTTCGTCGACGGGGCGACGACCGGGGTCGCGCACAACGCGGGTGGCACCGTCGCCAGCGCGACCGTTCACGTTCTGGAGGTGGTTGCGTGA
- a CDS encoding response regulator: MSDDEGSDRDSVEILLVEDNPGDVRLLEEALAVTDIPHRLHTVTNGNEAIEFVYQRGEYDDTPQPDLVLLDLNLPHTDGHEVLTELKSNPEHSRIPIIVLSSSNDEEDVQRAYAAGANAYLTKPVDPDELVERVELIESFWFSLAQLPD; encoded by the coding sequence ATGAGCGACGACGAGGGCTCGGACCGTGACTCGGTAGAGATCCTTCTGGTCGAGGACAATCCCGGCGACGTTCGCTTGCTCGAAGAGGCCCTTGCGGTCACCGACATCCCCCACCGACTCCACACGGTCACCAACGGCAACGAGGCCATCGAATTCGTCTACCAGCGCGGGGAGTACGACGACACTCCCCAGCCCGATCTCGTCTTACTGGATCTGAACCTGCCCCACACCGACGGCCACGAGGTGTTAACCGAGCTCAAATCGAACCCGGAGCACAGCCGGATCCCGATCATCGTGCTCTCGAGTTCGAACGACGAAGAGGACGTCCAGCGGGCCTACGCGGCCGGAGCCAACGCCTACCTGACGAAGCCGGTCGATCCCGACGAGCTCGTCGAGCGGGTCGAGCTGATCGAGTCGTTCTGGTTTTCGCTCGCGCAGCTGCCCGACTGA
- a CDS encoding Zn-ribbon domain-containing OB-fold protein, whose amino-acid sequence MSDDVQDAGFDEWLDAAEDDAAYYLECPEGHASLPPRRVCPDCGATDLEETALPDSGEIETFTVTHVPTPAFEEDAPYATAVAAFGPVRLTGQVVDADLETVETGLEVDIEITVSETTGERVLGFSPV is encoded by the coding sequence ATGAGCGACGACGTCCAGGACGCCGGCTTCGACGAGTGGCTCGACGCCGCCGAGGACGACGCGGCCTACTACCTCGAGTGTCCCGAGGGCCACGCCTCGCTGCCGCCCCGCCGGGTCTGTCCGGACTGTGGCGCGACCGACCTCGAGGAGACCGCCTTGCCCGACAGCGGCGAGATCGAGACGTTCACCGTCACCCACGTCCCGACGCCCGCCTTCGAGGAGGACGCCCCCTACGCGACGGCGGTCGCCGCCTTCGGTCCCGTTCGGCTCACCGGCCAGGTCGTCGACGCCGACCTCGAGACCGTCGAGACCGGCCTCGAGGTCGACATCGAGATCACCGTCTCGGAGACGACCGGCGAGCGCGTCCTCGGGTTCAGCCCCGTCTGA
- a CDS encoding type II toxin-antitoxin system RatA family toxin has product MDRILLSTVAYRPPEEVFPYVRSFVDYPRYTDHLKEVRVRGSGDVGSIYDLELAWWKLSYTARSKVTTIEPPKSLRWHLVNDVDARGEWRVEPEPESAPDGAESASRIYFDATYDPYSADENALALPRFVSLDWVVRKVEPKLLDEAETVVERLVADIEGRRRDVELAVHEMP; this is encoded by the coding sequence GTGGACAGGATCCTGCTCAGTACGGTTGCGTACCGCCCCCCCGAGGAGGTGTTCCCGTACGTCCGGTCGTTCGTCGACTACCCGCGGTATACCGACCACCTCAAGGAAGTGCGCGTCCGTGGCAGCGGTGACGTCGGCTCGATCTACGACCTGGAACTCGCCTGGTGGAAGCTCAGCTACACCGCCCGATCGAAGGTGACGACGATCGAACCACCCAAATCGCTGCGATGGCACCTGGTCAACGACGTCGACGCCCGCGGCGAGTGGCGCGTCGAGCCCGAACCGGAGTCTGCGCCCGACGGCGCCGAGAGCGCCAGTCGGATCTACTTCGACGCGACGTACGACCCCTACTCGGCCGACGAGAACGCGCTTGCCCTCCCTCGGTTCGTCTCGCTGGACTGGGTCGTCCGGAAGGTCGAACCCAAGCTGCTCGACGAGGCCGAGACCGTCGTCGAACGACTCGTCGCGGACATCGAGGGGCGGCGTCGCGACGTGGAGCTGGCGGTTCACGAAATGCCGTGA
- the meaB gene encoding methylmalonyl Co-A mutase-associated GTPase MeaB, which produces MNADDETLLTELLEGKHRALARVISKIENRSPGYRDLVSELYAHTGEAEVIGITGSPGAGKSTLVDKLAETYRERGETVGVIAIDPSSPFTGGAVLGDRIRMASTVGDMDVFVRSMSARGTLGGLSTATADAVKAMDAFGKDKIIIETVGAGQNEIDIVRTADTVAVLVPPGSGDDVQTLKAGILEIADVFAVNKADRPGSDRTVQELREMIELDSGGGFGGGGHHGPDTEGDQHGATAATTQESSEDAAEWTTPIVETVATDGTGVETFIDELAAHREFLVDSGTRTEKARQRYAEEIRTLLREDVHAMLEDELEDAGGIDELAAAVAAGETDPYTIADDVLAPVEDCLEDVDTRTR; this is translated from the coding sequence ATGAACGCCGACGACGAGACGCTGCTGACCGAGCTGCTCGAGGGGAAACACCGGGCGTTAGCGCGGGTCATCTCGAAGATCGAGAACCGCTCGCCGGGCTACCGGGACCTGGTCTCCGAGCTGTACGCCCACACGGGCGAGGCCGAAGTGATCGGGATCACCGGCAGCCCCGGCGCGGGGAAGTCGACGCTCGTCGACAAGCTCGCCGAGACTTACCGCGAGCGCGGCGAGACCGTCGGCGTCATCGCGATCGATCCGTCCTCGCCGTTTACGGGGGGTGCGGTGCTGGGCGATCGGATCCGAATGGCCTCGACGGTCGGGGACATGGACGTCTTCGTCCGCTCGATGAGCGCCCGCGGCACGCTTGGCGGGCTCTCGACGGCGACCGCGGACGCCGTCAAGGCGATGGACGCCTTCGGGAAGGACAAGATCATCATCGAGACCGTCGGCGCCGGCCAGAACGAGATCGACATCGTCCGCACCGCCGACACGGTCGCCGTGCTCGTTCCGCCGGGCTCCGGCGACGATGTCCAGACGCTGAAGGCCGGAATCCTCGAGATCGCGGACGTCTTCGCCGTCAACAAGGCCGATCGTCCGGGCTCCGACCGCACTGTCCAGGAGCTCCGGGAGATGATCGAACTCGACTCCGGGGGCGGGTTCGGTGGGGGCGGCCACCACGGCCCCGACACGGAGGGCGACCAGCACGGCGCCACCGCGGCGACGACCCAGGAGTCGAGCGAGGACGCCGCCGAGTGGACGACGCCGATCGTCGAGACCGTCGCGACCGACGGCACCGGCGTCGAGACGTTCATCGACGAGCTGGCTGCCCACCGGGAGTTCCTCGTCGATTCCGGTACCCGAACGGAGAAGGCCCGCCAGCGCTACGCCGAGGAGATCCGCACACTGCTTCGCGAGGACGTCCACGCGATGCTCGAAGACGAACTCGAGGACGCGGGCGGGATCGACGAGCTGGCGGCCGCGGTCGCCGCGGGCGAGACCGATCCCTACACGATCGCCGACGACGTCCTCGCGCCGGTCGAGGACTGCCTCGAGGACGTCGACACCCGGACCCGGTAA
- a CDS encoding alpha/beta fold hydrolase yields the protein MRLRTVLGGIVGTVGAAAVGNRLLKRRASEFDHRLTGIERTYRWRGMEVSYTVAGDPDDEEMLLLHGIHAGASSYEFEPVIERLAENYRVVAVDLPGFGRSERPPLVYSAGLYAEFVRDFAADVTDEPIVVASSLTGAFAVDAAEDSEFAHLVLIGPTADTGGKRPWLRTLLRSPVVGTTLFNLLASKPSIRYFYDRDGYYEPDRIDDEEVAYAWTSAHQPGARYAPASFASGTLDPDFDLQTELAALETPTTLVWGRDAELVPLREGRTLADAADLDLVVIDYATQLPHAEHPEKFVEYLTTELLAGDLGVDSDADSNTGIGSDSDVEA from the coding sequence ATGCGACTCCGAACAGTTCTGGGCGGTATCGTCGGCACCGTCGGGGCGGCCGCGGTCGGGAATCGACTGCTGAAACGCCGTGCCAGCGAGTTCGACCACCGGCTCACCGGGATCGAGCGAACCTACCGCTGGCGCGGGATGGAGGTGAGCTACACCGTCGCGGGCGACCCCGACGACGAGGAGATGCTGTTGCTCCACGGGATCCACGCCGGCGCCAGCAGCTACGAGTTCGAGCCCGTCATCGAGCGGCTGGCCGAGAACTACCGCGTCGTCGCGGTCGATCTCCCCGGGTTCGGCCGCTCGGAGCGCCCGCCGCTGGTTTACTCGGCGGGACTGTACGCCGAGTTCGTCCGGGATTTCGCAGCCGACGTCACCGACGAGCCGATCGTCGTCGCGTCCTCGTTGACCGGAGCTTTCGCCGTCGACGCGGCCGAAGACAGCGAGTTCGCCCACCTCGTGTTGATCGGGCCGACTGCCGACACCGGCGGCAAGCGACCGTGGCTGCGCACCCTGCTTCGCTCGCCCGTGGTCGGAACGACCCTCTTTAACCTGCTGGCGAGCAAACCCTCGATCCGGTACTTCTACGACCGCGACGGCTACTACGAACCCGACCGGATCGACGACGAGGAGGTCGCGTACGCCTGGACGAGCGCCCACCAGCCAGGCGCCCGATACGCGCCCGCCTCCTTCGCCTCGGGGACGCTCGATCCCGACTTCGATCTGCAGACCGAGCTCGCCGCCCTGGAGACGCCGACCACGCTCGTCTGGGGCCGGGACGCCGAGCTCGTCCCGCTGCGGGAGGGCCGTACCCTCGCCGACGCGGCCGACCTGGATCTGGTCGTCATCGACTACGCGACCCAGCTCCCCCACGCCGAACACCCCGAGAAGTTCGTCGAGTATCTGACGACCGAGCTGCTGGCGGGTGATCTCGGGGTCGACTCCGACGCCGACTCGAACACCGGTATCGGCTCGGACTCCGACGTCGAAGCGTAG